Part of the Candidatus Methylacidiphilales bacterium genome is shown below.
AACTTCTGCGCCGACTTTTCGGCCACGCCGTTCTACATCAAAGGCAGCGGCTACGAGGAAGGCGCACCCTTTCCCTGGATCGTCTCCGACTTTGGCCTCGTAGATGCCATCGAGTCGGGCATCGTAAAAATCCCGCGTGTGCCCGTGGACGATAATACGGGCGCGTTGATTCCAAAGTATTTCCGCTTGTGGGAACACATCAACCAGCAACTCCCCGCCTCTGAACGACAGACCGCCCGTCGCCGCGCCAGGCCTGAATCGGTGCTGCGCGAAGCCGAAGGGGCGTTGGCGATGTTGGCATCCGAGTGGAAAAAGACATACGAGGCCTTCCAACAGGCCGGATCACCGGTGCCGCCCGTGCTCATCTGCGTGTGCGACAACACTGACCTGTCCAAACTCGTTTACGAACACATAGCACTCGGAAACGTGCTGCCAGAACTGGAAAACCGCAACGGGAACACAGTCACCTTCCGGATCGACACCAAACTGCTGGCCGAAGCAGAAAGCGCACTCGAAGGCGAAACAAAACAGCAGGCTGCAGAGCGATTGCGCAGGACGGTGGACACAGTAGGCAAGACCGAATGGGATGGCGAGGGCGAGCCGCCCGGCAAAAACATCCGCTGCGTCGTCTCAGTGGGAATGCTCACCGAGGGATGGGACGCGCAAAACGTAACGCAGATTCTGGGCCTGCGGGCCTTCACCTCGCAACTACTGTGTGAACAGGTCGTGGGACGCGGCCTCCGCCGCCTGAACTACGACGACTTTAGCGAGCCCGAGTATGTGGACGTTTACGGCGTGCCGTTCGAAGTCATCCCCGTCAAAAAGAAACCCCTAGGTCGCACGGAAGTCCAGAAGGTCTCCACGTTAGTCCGGGCCTTGCCCGAACGAAAGCATTTGGAAATCACCTTCCCCCGCGTGGAGGGCTATGTCTTCGACGTGCATCAGCGGATTCGGATGAACCTAAAAGACGTGCCTTATCTCACCATTGATCCCAGGCACGAGCCGACAGAGGTCGTCGTCAAGACTGCGGCAGGTTATCGAATTGGTCGCCCCGATCGTCTAGGTCCTGGCCCCGAGGTGCTCCACGACCGCAACCCCTTCCACCACGAAAAACGGCTGCAAGCCACCGTGTATGAAATCGCCGCCGAACTGACCCATCGCCTCAAAGACAAACGCGACGACTGGAGCGCGCGGCACATTCTGTTTCCGCAAGTGCTGAACATCGTCTGGCAATACTTGGAGGAGCGTGTAATCGTGATGAACGACAACACGCCGCTGCAAGAAATCGCCTTGCTCAAATACAAACAGCGCATCATCGAGCGATTGACCGAGGCAATCGAACCGGACACAGAAGCTGGCGAACCACCGCTGTTGCCCGTGATCGAGCGGTTCCGTCCCATCGGTTCAACCTCAGAGGTGCTTTTTCGCACCGCCCGCCCCGCCGTCGGCACGACCAAGAGCCACATCAGCCACGTCGTGCTGGATGCGCCCAAGTGGGAACACACCGTTGCTTATCAACTAGAACGCATGCCCGAAG
Proteins encoded:
- a CDS encoding DEAD/DEAH box helicase family protein, giving the protein FFCQREAAETLIWLVEASPAERQGIEIPKDNGLTRYACKMATGSGKTVVMGLVIAWQVLNKLANPQDRRFSDAVLLICPNLTIRERLQVLLPWKPGNYYERFDLVPRSMMERLQQGKFEITNWHLFQPRDDSRSRSVVQRGVESDAAFCRRLLKELGSKQNILVINDEAHHAYRPAPLPEELREQLSPDEVAEREEATVWVGGLDKIQAVRGINFCADFSATPFYIKGSGYEEGAPFPWIVSDFGLVDAIESGIVKIPRVPVDDNTGALIPKYFRLWEHINQQLPASERQTARRRARPESVLREAEGALAMLASEWKKTYEAFQQAGSPVPPVLICVCDNTDLSKLVYEHIALGNVLPELENRNGNTVTFRIDTKLLAEAESALEGETKQQAAERLRRTVDTVGKTEWDGEGEPPGKNIRCVVSVGMLTEGWDAQNVTQILGLRAFTSQLLCEQVVGRGLRRLNYDDFSEPEYVDVYGVPFEVIPVKKKPLGRTEVQKVSTLVRALPERKHLEITFPRVEGYVFDVHQRIRMNLKDVPYLTIDPRHEPTEVVVKTAAGYRIGRPDRLGPGPEVLHDRNPFHHEKRLQATVYEIAAELTHRLKDKRDDWSARHILFPQVLNIVWQYLEERVIVMNDNTPLQEIALLKYKQRIIERLTEAIEPDTEAGEPPLLPVIERFRPIGSTSEVLFRTARPAVGTTKSHISHVVLDAPKWEHTVAYQLERMPEVVAYARNDHLDLTIPYEWQGVRHEYRPDYLIRLRCKNGKELYVILEVKGFETEQDRQKEAAAQRWVRAVNHHGEFGCWRFVACKNPNNLQNNLLF